Proteins co-encoded in one Dyella japonica A8 genomic window:
- a CDS encoding sugar phosphate isomerase/epimerase family protein gives MKTLKGPGIFLAQYAGDEPPFNNLPDIARWAASLGFAGVQIPTNDQRLFDLEQAAASKTYCDDIAGMLAEHGLVVTELSTHLQGQLVASHPAYDRLFDGFAPPALRGHAQERQAWAVDQLKLAARASRHLALSAHATFSGALAWHLFYPWPQRPAGLIEQAFTELGRRWRPILDAFDEASVDVCFELHPGEDLHDGATFERFLEAVDHHPRANILYDPSHMVLQQLDYLAFIDLYHDRIRAFHVKDAEFRPNGRSGVYGGYQNWIDRPGRFRSLGDGQIDFGAVFSKFAQYDYPGWAVLEWECCLKDPLVGAKEGAAFIRDHIIPVTARAFDDFVATEADPAFNRQLLGID, from the coding sequence ATGAAGACACTCAAGGGCCCGGGCATTTTCCTTGCCCAGTACGCAGGTGACGAACCGCCGTTCAACAACCTGCCCGACATCGCCCGCTGGGCGGCGTCGCTGGGTTTTGCCGGAGTGCAGATTCCCACCAACGACCAGCGCCTGTTCGACCTTGAGCAGGCAGCGGCCAGCAAGACCTACTGCGACGACATCGCCGGCATGCTGGCGGAACATGGGCTGGTGGTCACTGAGCTTTCCACGCACCTGCAAGGCCAGCTGGTGGCGTCGCACCCCGCCTATGACCGGCTGTTCGACGGTTTTGCTCCACCGGCGCTGCGCGGCCATGCGCAGGAGCGGCAGGCCTGGGCCGTGGACCAACTCAAGCTGGCCGCGCGGGCCAGCCGGCATCTGGCCTTGTCGGCGCACGCTACGTTTTCCGGTGCGCTGGCCTGGCACCTGTTTTATCCATGGCCGCAGCGCCCCGCGGGCTTGATCGAGCAGGCGTTTACGGAACTGGGCCGGCGCTGGCGCCCTATCCTTGACGCTTTCGACGAGGCGAGCGTGGATGTGTGCTTCGAGCTGCACCCGGGCGAGGATCTGCACGACGGCGCCACCTTCGAGCGTTTCCTCGAAGCCGTCGACCACCACCCGCGCGCCAACATCCTGTACGACCCCAGCCACATGGTGCTGCAGCAGCTGGACTACCTGGCGTTCATCGACCTCTATCACGACCGTATCCGCGCCTTCCACGTCAAGGACGCCGAGTTCCGTCCCAACGGGCGATCCGGCGTGTATGGCGGGTACCAGAACTGGATCGATCGCCCGGGCCGCTTCCGCTCACTGGGTGACGGGCAGATCGATTTCGGCGCGGTGTTCAGCAAGTTCGCGCAGTACGACTATCCAGGCTGGGCCGTGCTGGAATGGGAGTGCTGCCTGAAAGACCCGCTGGTCGGCGCGAAGGAAGGCGCGGCCTTCATACGCGACCACATCATCCCGGTGACCGCTCGCGCGTTCGACGATTTCGTCGCAACCGAAGCCGATCCGGCGTTCAATCGCCAGCTGCTTGGCATCGACTAA
- a CDS encoding hydroxypyruvate isomerase family protein, with protein sequence MTDHSRGITRRDALGRIAAAAAFGAASWLPSVDASPNKAAQEKPAAGRLKQSLSRWTSDEPLSSLCQRLKALGFAGVDLLYTDEWSTVTDSGLAVSMGYPSRRKDFIATGFNDPANHALLIKEIETTIPLARQAGVKNLITMFGNRRPGIDEHQALAHCVEGLSKIAPYAAENGITLCVELLNSKVDHHGYQGDSTAFGVAVMKGVGSPHVKLLYDIYHMQIMEGDVIRTIRDNIAWIGHFHTGGVPGRHEINDTQELNYHAIAKAIEDLDYQGFIAHEFMPAQADPFASFAEALRICTV encoded by the coding sequence ATGACAGATCACTCCCGCGGCATCACGCGCCGCGACGCGCTGGGGCGCATCGCGGCGGCCGCTGCGTTTGGTGCAGCATCATGGCTGCCCTCCGTCGACGCCTCGCCGAACAAGGCCGCGCAGGAGAAACCGGCGGCGGGCCGCCTCAAGCAGTCGCTGAGTCGCTGGACGTCCGACGAGCCCCTGTCCTCGCTTTGCCAACGACTGAAGGCGCTGGGCTTCGCCGGCGTGGATCTGCTGTACACCGACGAGTGGTCGACTGTGACCGACAGCGGCCTTGCCGTATCCATGGGTTATCCGTCGCGACGCAAGGACTTCATCGCCACGGGCTTCAACGACCCGGCCAATCACGCCCTGCTCATCAAGGAAATCGAAACCACCATTCCGCTCGCCAGGCAGGCAGGGGTGAAGAATCTGATCACCATGTTCGGCAATCGCCGGCCGGGCATCGACGAGCACCAGGCCCTCGCCCATTGCGTGGAGGGTCTGTCAAAGATTGCCCCTTATGCGGCGGAAAACGGCATCACCCTGTGCGTGGAGCTGCTCAACAGCAAGGTGGATCACCACGGCTACCAGGGTGACAGCACCGCGTTCGGCGTGGCCGTCATGAAGGGCGTCGGCTCGCCTCATGTGAAGCTGCTCTACGACATCTATCACATGCAGATCATGGAGGGTGACGTCATACGCACCATCCGCGACAACATCGCCTGGATCGGGCACTTCCACACTGGCGGCGTGCCGGGCCGGCACGAGATCAACGATACGCAGGAACTCAATTATCACGCGATCGCCAAGGCCATCGAAGACCTCGACTACCAGGGCTTCATCGCGCACGAATTCATGCCCGCGCAAGCGGACCCGTTCGCCTCCTTCGCCGAAGCGCTCAGGATATGCACGGTATGA
- a CDS encoding 3-keto-disaccharide hydrolase: protein MKHSLSIALLALAATEPASAWAQAATPTDPKATEQWEPVPRTVMPGNREGAPPADAVVLFDGRDLSQWETSKDHSAARWKVHDGVVTVDKVTGNIQTRQHFRNYQLHLEWQVPRDVTGEGQARGNSGVFLASTGPGDEGYEIQILDSWQNKTYVNGQAASVYKQAAPLVNAMRPPGEWQTYDIVWSAPVFATDGTLKSPAYVTLFHNGVLVQNHTQLTGETLYIGKPTYKPYAEAAIKLQAHGDPSPPISFRNIWVRPLD from the coding sequence ATGAAACACTCCCTGTCCATCGCCCTGCTCGCGCTTGCGGCCACAGAGCCGGCATCCGCCTGGGCACAGGCGGCCACGCCCACCGACCCCAAGGCCACCGAGCAATGGGAGCCCGTGCCCAGGACCGTCATGCCGGGCAACCGGGAAGGCGCGCCACCCGCGGACGCCGTCGTGTTGTTCGATGGCCGCGACCTCAGCCAGTGGGAAACCTCCAAGGACCATTCCGCGGCACGCTGGAAAGTCCATGACGGCGTGGTCACGGTCGACAAGGTCACGGGGAACATCCAGACCCGCCAACACTTCAGGAATTATCAGCTGCACCTGGAATGGCAGGTGCCGCGGGACGTCACCGGCGAAGGCCAGGCGCGAGGGAACAGCGGCGTGTTCCTTGCGTCCACCGGGCCGGGCGACGAGGGCTACGAGATCCAGATCCTCGATTCGTGGCAGAACAAGACCTATGTCAACGGACAGGCCGCCAGCGTTTACAAACAGGCGGCTCCCCTGGTGAATGCCATGCGTCCGCCGGGCGAATGGCAGACCTACGACATTGTCTGGAGCGCGCCCGTATTCGCCACGGACGGCACGCTCAAGTCGCCAGCGTACGTCACCCTGTTCCACAACGGCGTACTGGTGCAGAACCATACCCAGCTCACCGGGGAAACGCTCTACATCGGCAAGCCGACGTACAAGCCGTACGCCGAGGCGGCCATCAAGCTTCAGGCACACGGCGATCCGTCGCCGCCGATCAGCTTCCGCAATATCTGGGTGCGACCGCTGGATTGA